A window of the Brassica napus cultivar Da-Ae chromosome A2, Da-Ae, whole genome shotgun sequence genome harbors these coding sequences:
- the LOC106436649 gene encoding uncharacterized protein LOC106436649: MGDYTIQISSRLINQLAEGDNQPKRKAKKTKPKVSPQSNADQAKTHHDADKPKPMAELPTQPPFFFPVPQQAAANTELESIKSILREGEKVLEKVERQERSIVHQVTERAKDLREKEFKIPEPKPMPCSSDHQAWKKCYEENVDNPLKCSSLVMRFQDCARRFRQQVSSKET; the protein is encoded by the coding sequence ATGGGCGATTACACAATTCAGATAAGTTCAAGGCTGATCAATCAGTTAGCTGAAGGCGACAATCAACCAAAGAGGAAGGCGAAGAAAACCAAACCCAAAGTCTCACCACAGAGCAACGCAGACCAAGCGAAGACACACCACGATGCAGATAAACCAAAGCCAATGGCAGAACTACCGACGCAGCCACCATTCTTCTTCCCAGTACCGCAACAGGCAGCGGCAAACACGGAGCTGGAATCGATAAAATCCATTTTGAGAGAGGGTGAGAAGGTTCTTGAGAAGGTGGAGAGACAAGAAAGGAGCATCGTTCATCAAGTGACAGAGAGAGCCAAAGATCTGAGGGAGAAAGAGTTTAAGATCCCGGAACCGAAACCAATGCCTTGCTCTTCAGATCACCAAGCGTGGAAGAAATGCTACGAGGAGAATGTTGACAACCCTTTGAAATGTAGCAGTCTGGTTATGAGATTCCAGGATTGCGCCCGCCGGTTCAGACAGCAAGTGAGTTCTAAGGAAACgtag
- the LOC106436650 gene encoding flavonoid 3'-monooxygenase CYP75B137-like codes for MSLISDLLADNTANLTPYAILILTAIFTVLWFLFKRSPQPPLPPGPRGLPIVGSLPFLDPDLHTYFTNLSHEHGPIFKLNLGSKLTVVVNSPSLAREIFKDQDINFSNHDVPLTARIVTYGGLDLVWLPYGAEWRMLRKVCVLKLLSRKTLDSFYELRRKEIRERTRFLYEKSQQGSAVNVGDQLFLTMMNLTMNMLWGGSVRAEDMESVGTEFKGVISEITRLLGEPNVSDFFPWLARFDLQGLVKKMRVSAHELDAIFDRAIEQMHKLRSSDDGECKDFLQHLMKLKDQEGDSEVPITVNHVKAVLADMVVGGTDTSTNTIEFAMAELISNPKLMKRAQQELDEVVGKEHIVEESHITRLPYILAIMKETLRLHPTIPLLVPHRPTETAVVGGYTVPKDTKVFINVWSIQRDPNVWENPTEFCPERFLDNKSCDFSGTDYSFLPFGSGRRICAGVALAERMVLYTLATLLHSFDWKIPEGQVLGLEEKFGIVLKLKTALVALPIPRLSSSNLYQ; via the exons ATGTCTCTGATATCAGATCTCCTCGCCGACAACACAGCCAATCTTACTCCTTACGCAATTCTCATCCTCACTGCTATATTTACGGTTCTCTGGTTCCTCTTCAAACGCTCGCCGCAACCGCCTCTACCGCCTGGACCGCGAGGCCTACCTATTGTCGGAAGCCTCCCGTTTCTTGACCCAGACCTTCACACCTACTTCACAAACCTCTCTCATGAACACGGTCCAATCTTCAAACTCAATCTTGGCTCAAAACTAACTGTTGTGGTCAACTCTCCATCGCTGGCTCGAGAGATCTTCAAAGATCAAGACATCAACTTCTCAAACCATGATGTCCCACTCACGGCAAGAATCGTTACCTACGGTGGCCTCGACCTTGTATGGCTACCATACGGTGCTGAATGGAGGATGCTTAGAAAAGTTTGTGTTCTCAAGCTTCTTAGCCGCAAAACTTTGGATTCATTCTACGAGCTTCGACGCAAAGAAATCCGAGAGAGAACGAGATTTTTATACGAGAAGAGTCAACAAGGATCGGCGGTGAACGTCGGAGACCAGTTGTTCTTGACGATGATGAATCTTACGATGAATATGTTATGGGGAGGGTCGGTAAGAGCAGAGGATATGGAGAGTGTTGGAACAGAGTTTAAAGGAGTTATTTCTGAGATTACTAGGCTTTTGGGTGAGCCTAATGTTTCTGATTTCTTCCCGTGGCTAGCGAGGTTCGATCTTCAAGGGCTTGTGAAGAAGATGCGTGTGTCTGCTCACGAGCTTGATGCCATATTCGATAGAGCTATCGAACAGATGCATAAGCTAAGAAGTAGCGACGATGGTGAATGTAAAGACTTTTTGCAACATTTGATGAAGTTAAAGGACCAAGAAGGCGATTCGGAGGTTCCCATTACAGTTAACCATGTCAAAGCCGTACTCGCG GATATGGTAGTTGGTGGTACCGACACATCTACAAACACAATAGAGTTTGCGATGGCGGAGCTTATAAGTAACCCAAAGTTGATGAAGAGAGCGCAACAAGAGCTAGACGAAGTTGTTGGAAAAGAACACATTGTCGAAGAATCGCACATCACTAGACTTCCGTACATACTAGCCATTATGAAGGAAACACTTAGACTTCACCCAACCATTCCTTTGTTAGTCCCTCATCGTCCAACTGAAACTGCTGTGGTGGGAGGTTACACCGTCCCTAAAGACACTAAGGTCTTCATCAATGTTTGGTCTATTCAAAGAGACCCAAACGTGTGGGAGAATCCGACGGAGTTTTGTCCCGAGAGGTTTCTTGATAATAAATCTTGTGATTTCAGCGGAACCGATTACAGCTTTCTTCCGTTTGGATCAGGCAGGAGAATTTGCGCGGGTGTAGCACTCGCTGAGAGGATGGTTTTGTACACTCTCGCCACCCTATTACACTCGTTCGACTGGAAGATTCCAGAGGGACAAGTTTTGGGTCTGGAAGAGAAGTTTGGAATTGTCTTGAAGCTCAAGACCGCTCTTGTTGCCTTGCCCATTCCTAGGTTGTCCAGTTCGAATCTTTATCAATAG